One region of Arcobacter sp. CECT 8983 genomic DNA includes:
- the hisH gene encoding imidazole glycerol phosphate synthase subunit HisH produces MVGIIDYNMGNLASVYNACHLLDEKATFVKDPNELKNFDRIILPGVGAFGDAMQNLNETGMKEAIYEFAKSGKPMIGICLGMQLLFESSEEFGNNEGLGLIDGKVVKFDKSKMHEDTKVPHMGWNVIKTSNEHTLFEGLTNPYLYFVHSYHAVTDPKNVIGTTEYGYDFVSAVHKQNVYGFQPHPEKSHDNGLKILKNFMNIK; encoded by the coding sequence TTGGTTGGAATTATCGATTATAATATGGGAAATCTTGCTTCAGTTTACAATGCCTGTCATCTACTTGATGAAAAAGCCACTTTTGTAAAAGACCCTAATGAATTAAAAAACTTTGATAGAATTATTTTACCAGGTGTTGGTGCTTTTGGTGATGCAATGCAAAACCTAAATGAAACAGGTATGAAAGAAGCAATTTACGAATTTGCAAAAAGTGGAAAACCTATGATTGGTATTTGCCTTGGAATGCAACTTCTTTTTGAAAGTTCTGAAGAGTTTGGAAATAATGAAGGTTTAGGTTTAATAGATGGGAAAGTTGTAAAATTTGACAAATCAAAAATGCATGAAGATACAAAAGTTCCTCATATGGGTTGGAATGTAATTAAAACTTCAAATGAACACACACTATTTGAAGGCTTAACTAATCCATATTTATATTTTGTACACTCATACCATGCAGTTACAGATCCTAAAAATGTAATTGGAACTACAGAGTATGGATATGACTTTGTAAGTGCCGTACACAAACAGAACGTTTATGGGTTTCAACCACATCCAGAAAAATCACACGATAATGGATTAAAAATACTTAAAAATTTTATGAATATTAAATAG
- a CDS encoding phosphoribosyltransferase — translation MKCISCETFSLNIICKTCQKKLLTPSFHKRELEDGFYNYSFYSFTEIEDFLTSKYYFHGDRVFNTLGKLSFKRFAQNFKFEQLVYSIAIDEHTRHEFSQTAILSKHLKSEYIKPLYGKCKATNIVKYAGRNLKFRKKNKRKFDIKVSNKTIILIDDLITTGTTILEAKKACEEKNNQVLFSLTLADAKI, via the coding sequence ATGAAATGTATATCTTGTGAAACCTTTAGTCTAAATATTATATGTAAAACTTGTCAAAAGAAGCTATTAACACCCTCTTTTCATAAAAGAGAACTAGAAGATGGTTTTTATAATTATTCTTTTTACTCTTTTACAGAGATTGAAGATTTTTTAACTTCAAAATATTATTTTCATGGAGATAGAGTATTTAATACTTTAGGCAAACTATCTTTTAAAAGATTTGCACAAAATTTCAAATTTGAGCAATTGGTTTATTCTATAGCTATAGATGAGCACACTAGGCATGAGTTTTCTCAAACTGCCATTTTATCAAAACATCTAAAATCAGAATATATAAAACCACTATATGGAAAATGTAAAGCAACAAATATAGTCAAATATGCAGGTCGAAATTTAAAATTTAGAAAGAAAAATAAAAGGAAATTTGATATTAAAGTATCAAATAAAACTATAATTTTAATAGATGATTTAATAACAACAGGAACAACAATACTTGAAGCAAAAAAGGCTTGTGAAGAAAAAAACAATCAAGTTTTATTTTCTTTAACCCTAGCTGATGCAAAAATTTAG
- a CDS encoding helix-turn-helix transcriptional regulator, whose amino-acid sequence MSNECCDHSNEVKKVKKTLINEETLYDVAELFKAYADTTRIKIISVLKEEELCVGAISELINVSQSAVSHQLRVLKNSKIVKPRREGKQMYYSLDDEHIKKIYDMGLEHIVKG is encoded by the coding sequence ATGAGTAATGAGTGTTGTGACCATTCAAATGAAGTAAAAAAAGTAAAGAAAACATTGATTAATGAAGAGACTTTATATGATGTTGCAGAACTTTTCAAGGCATATGCTGATACAACAAGAATAAAAATTATTTCAGTATTAAAAGAAGAAGAGTTATGTGTTGGAGCTATAAGTGAACTTATAAATGTAAGTCAGTCAGCGGTTTCCCATCAATTAAGAGTATTAAAAAATTCAAAAATTGTTAAACCTAGACGTGAGGGAAAACAAATGTACTATTCACTTGACGATGAACACATCAAAAAAATATACGATATGGGCTTAGAGCATATAGTAAAAGGTTAA